The window GATGAATTTGTTCTGCCCCTCCCTCTTTTTGATACTGATACTGATTCTGCATGGAGAGTTGTTAACGCTGTTTCTCACTTTAGGCACAATCTTACTGATTTAGTGGGATGTTACAAGCTGTAGTAGTATGTATTAATGGGCCCTGATACTGTATCTAAGCCACAAAAGTTAAGTATATAAATctgttactttaaaataatgcaattaCTGCTTGTATCTTACATTTGAGATAAAAAGTTATCTTGGCACGTTGCTTTGGAATAAGCTTTTCTTGTACATAATTTGTATCCCtaggttaggaaaaaaaaccccaacttttgAATACATCCCATCTTCTTaataaaaaatgattaaaatatcTGGTTTGGTTGTCTTCTATTCTTGATTGCAAAACATCAGACAGGAGCCCCTAGGTCATAGTTTATGCTCCTGCCCTCACAAATGCAAGCAGAATGTTAGAAGagaaacaagacagacaaattAATCAAGAATGCCGACACCTTCCCAGtgcaactgaaaaacaaactacAGGTCAATTAAATTCCTCTAAATTATGAAGCTTTTCACTGATGGAATTTGACAGGTATTGTGTAATTCTAACAGCACTGCTCTAAAAGTCTAGttctttgcaatattttaaCTCTACACACCTGTCAGTATAATATGTAATTGGGGGCAATAAAACCACTTAATCTGATCATTTTTTCACTCTTGCAACTATATGAATTTAGGTAGTAGGACTCCCTTGCATTTTTAAGGTGCTTAGTTTGTTTTTCAGGCTCAGTTTCTTGCCTTTTCCTGTCACTGTCAGGTGTCACTAGTTTCacttgctcctgctgctggtgacTGTCAGGCAGCAGTCAGCAGACGTCACTGTCAAGATTCAGTGATGTCCTCTGCTGACAGTTGGCCATGTCACCTGCAAGAATTTGGAAGTGCTCCACGACACTGTCAAGTGACAGAATTTCCTAGCTCTTCAAACAAAAGGTGTCGACAATGACAGCATCAGCTACTAGAAGTTGAGTCTGATGCTGTCTGCCAGTTTCAAGTTAACTGgtttttacagctgcttttccctttttttcatagctttttatCTTGTGTAATTTCCACACTTTCTCCTTGAGGAACAGTGTCTACCTGTGCATGACTACCTGTCTGATCATGTCTGTTATGGCCAAAGACTCTATGACGCCGACCGCTGTGAGGATGATGTCTTTGAGTTTCAGAAGGAGCCTGATGGTTCTCATTTTTGGAATGACGACTGCCCTCGCGATGGTGGTGCTGCTGTCTATGTCTGTGGAGGTTGTGGTGATGTGAATGTTGACCAGTTGGTTTGGGTTCTAGCTCTGCtagcttttcctctgcttttttagTGATATTTTCACATATACCACCAATATCAGGTTCCTGCAAAACAGAACTCTGCATTAAATATAAGGCATTCTATTTAATTAAACTAGTTGTAAAACATCAATTATCTTAACATTTTTGCAGAACATGAAACccaattttaaattatttgggCTACTTCGCTGAAGAGAGATATGAATGTATCAAAAAGAACATTGTTTTACAACACTACTAATAACTAGACAGGGCTCTTAATGTAAACTTTTAAGAATTATAATTCAAGTAATTGCTAATaaaaagtattctttttctAGGATCCCATGTCTGACCTGCCCGAGGTCTCCATTTAGCTGGAAAACTGTATGATGGGAtcaaaaattattcttctcATTGAAGTTTCATAACTACGTATGTACATTTCTTGATAATCCTTAAAGTAGTTCTGATCTTTAGTTACATGTAAAACAAAGCTACCCTTCTTTTATAACAGTAACAATAATTTGTCAGCTTGTATTATcacttttttaaagtaactctTGTATGCTGTGTTTAAATGTAAACTAAAAGGAATAGTAACTCAAAGCAGCTCAGATTTGATTCCcaggtcttaaaaaaaattactatttgtTGAAGTACCTACCTGTCCCCAAAAACTAGAGTAGCTAATTGCTCACTAACTGTACATAACTTCAGAAACAGAATTAGCCTCCAAGATTGCATTtagatttctgaaaatgatttgcATTTCTATCAAGGGCACGAATTCAGATAAACAGTCTATTATAAATTATAACtcactttgaaaaatgtttaaaagctcTCTATCAAGACACATGAAATGTGTAAATTCTAAATCACGTCTTTTTGGATTAATCACACTGGAATAGTTAAGTACCAGTCAAATCCAATTTCCTTTCCTAGTATATACAGGATTAAACAAGAAAATACCGTGTAAGAGCAGTTTCCACACTTGTTTTCACAGTATGCAATCTTAATAGATTCTTCTACATATTGGAAGGACAGGAAGGAATAGGGCAGACCCAGGTGATACACTAGACGGCCGCATCTAAGGAGAGAAAGAACTTTGTGGCTccatatatataaacatataccTAAAATTAAGTATCTTTTCTTATCATACCTTATTTCATTCATGTCAATCCACCCACATGGTACAGTCCCATGGAGAGTGTTTCTGTCCAAGGAGTttacagccaaaaccagtatcTGCCTTACAAACATTTGCCCTCTCAACTGCATTGGACAGTACTGTGAAGCGTGATTTCTGGCCAATGTAGTAACACTACTGGCCTCTAGTTTAGTGGCATTTAGACTAGCAAAGGTACACTCATGACAGACCTATCTTGCTAATGAGGGGGGCTCATTTGTACCACAATGCATAGTGGGACAAATTGCCACATGGTTGTTGTATCcttacaaaaaatgtttttatgcaaCGTAACATGTATTTTGACTGCAATGTGCATTGTGGTGCATTTGCATTACTGATTTAGTGTGTATGAGGGGATTTTTATGGTGCCTCTTTGCCCCATGTCTGTACTTGAGTGTTCTGGTATGCACTTGACTACACAACTGGTACATTTAAAGGAGATGGAGTAAATGCAGAACTCGTACACAAGGGCACCTCGTTAAGTATCCCACCTGCAATGTCAACACACGGTCCTCCAGCCTTAGCTCTGTATACATCTGCAGTGCAGGTCTAGGACCAGCAACAGGCAAAGACTTCAATGCCAATAAAGGCACAATAAGGACATACATTCCTTGAACCACAGATGGATCATGGCCAAACTAATGCCAAACCAATTCATAGTATAGGTGTACCCTATGTGTCGACAGCACAAAACTGTTCAACCTTTCAAATGCCATGAGCCAGGCGTCAGCTTTGGGGCCACTCCACGGGCTACATACAGCTTTGTTCTGTTTGTCTGTCATACAACAGCAACCTTCCATAGTTAGGCGTATTTGCTGCTGTAACATGCAATCACTTTCTAAAGATCATTCCAGTGCTAGTTTCATCCCACAAGCCTAATTTAGCTAATTCATTCCATTTCATCagattaccaaaaaaaaaggaactttctAATTGTTTATTAAACTTAATTATGCTTCAGTATGAACTGAGAATGTTCGTTACAGTAACATAATAGTAATTAGGATGGACATTTTAGAAGTGCAGGACTTGTCAAATAATTTCTATCatatcaaaactgaaaaaaatcaggatttcaACTAAAGGGTTATTACTGGTTCGGCCAAAAGATACATATCCCAGAATCCTATGATCACAAAGCTATTTTCTTCCAAAGTTTAAAGTTTCACCTAAGGACTAATTTTTCCATATGGCTACATGACATTTTCAACAACCTCTggtcaaaatgttttcatgagaactcagatagatttttttcatttgattctACTTTCATGTGCGTGGTTGTAATGAAGttgtctgaaaataaaaacagtgttAGACCAGAATCATGCTATCAAATTCTACGCTTAGTTACATTACTCTAAATCCACAgtaattataaagaaaaatttatttatcCCAAACTTCCTTAAGCAAAAGCAGACTTTTCTTTTGTagcttccttcctttttccagtAAATGCAAGTACTTTACTTAGTGCAACTTCCCAGTTGATTATGATGTCTTGGTTGTGAGGTAATCAGGTTATTTGAAAATCAATGAAATAATACAGAGATTTACAAAGCACTACTCtaaatacatgcaaatattttcctgtgttCCCCCCTAAACACAGACCTGTCATAGATGAGAAAGTCATCTTTGTTTCCATTTAAGGTAGTCCAGACATCAGCTTGCTCTTCATCTTGCTGGTAGACAGTAATATGGTCTGAAAcactttctttcagaaggtGAAATTTCCTCTGGGAATAAGTTCCCTTATGGTTGACAACCATATACCAGATATTGACCAGTCCTTCATTCTCTAACTTCACTCGCAGGTCCTCCAATCTAGTCAAGAATGTAAAGAAACAAGACCATAAATCATCAGAGAATCTTGAGATTTGCAATGTTCAACAAAAGCTAATATTCTCCATCTTGCTGTTATTACAGTGAATGTTACTTTCTCCCAGttttaacagcaaaaatctAACACTATTAAAACATTCTTGCCATTTGCTACCACTATCAACTATACTGTCACCAAACCAGACTCAATAGTTAATATGCCATGGGTCCTGTCCTTGTAAGTAGAATGCAGTACTAAGCAAAGCAGACCTCTGTTTTCAGACTGAATTCAGTGTTATTTTAGTTCTTTCATGCTCTTCATGGTCTAAGACAGTTTGTTTATCTGATGTCTTTATTTAAATGCTGAGGTTTTGGTCACATAGTTGGTTAAAGAATGCATACTGTAAATACAGCAGGAAGATGATTAATCAAGAAAGCAAACCTGCAGTAAAAAGCCGATAGCTCTCCCACTCATCTTGACATGGCTATTTTCTATAACAGCCAGAAAAGGGATATTACAGCAACTGGGTCAAAAGGATGGCTATAGAATGTGTGCATGACCTGTCTGGAAGTTATTCGTCTTTCCCTTCAGCATCCCATCACaaaagtccttctctgttctctAGTACAGAAAGCTGCTTTCTCGCTGTataatgtggggtttttttccttttcatttgtatCCTTCCTATTAAATCcctttagaaaacatttttcccccCCATTTCAGGAGAAACAGTCTAGAGCTTAAAAGATTCTTTAAGACCTTTCTAAAAGGTACAGAATCAAACCCAACAACTTTGAAAGCCAAGCACAAAGCCTGCTTTTTACTTTGATGGAGCCAGAGATTTACCACCACTTTTTCAAATCTAGTTCTTAAAAAACTTGCAAAGACTATTATAATATGAAGTTATGCAGCCTAGAGGGGGAAACTAAGATGTTATTACAGTGATAAAATCAAGCTCTGAAACCGGTACTATgaatttttaaaccaaaatgctTTCATAATCACTAAGTGAATCCAAGATAAGGGCTGCATGCAGTTTCTGTTTGGGTCagctcaaaattttttttcttgctgctgttacTGTCATGATACCTAATTATTTGTCCCAGGTCTTATATGAAAAGATAACGCTAATGATTCCCCTAAATGCTTCATCTATTTTTTGAAAGGCCAGTCTTTACCTTgccttctggatttttttttttgtttctaggACCTCTGAACAGGGACTGGAAAGTACATTAAAAGCACATGTTTTGATTTGCCTTTTCTCCTACAGATCTTACATAAGAAATGAGTGATCACGGATCTCTCTGTTTCAGGTGTTCTAGCCATGCCAGAGAATTATGAAGTTTCTTGGCTTCAGCATCTTTGCTACATTAATCATCTGTTGCTAACTGAAGCATAGTCTTGAGGCACTGTTTCTGTTGGGTTTTCACGTGGTTTGGGTTTCATTAATGTCAAGTTGATCATACTTTTATGTTGTAAATACAATCTGGAGAAGATGATCTGTCAGTCAGGACTATCAAGAGATAAAGAATCTGAGCCACTGGCACAGAACACACCTGCTAAGAGTTAACCTGGTCACTGGGTCACACATGCCAGCTGGGATGGCAGCATTTGAGGAAGCTAGAGTTCACTGAGTGCATGTGTAGCTGGGCATATGTATTATCCTCAGATGGCATTAAAAAATTGCCCAGTCATGTTTTAACAAAAACTGGGGAAGAGATTTATGCTTACCTGGAAGCCTGCAGCAGGCACAAGTATCAGCTAGCTTGGAGGAGAGCCACCACTGTCACTGAGCCCCTAGAGTTCAGCATTGGGTTCTCCTCCCCAATACGCCATTCTGGGGCCTCCTTGCAGTTCTGGATCTCTGTCCCTCCTCCTGGGAGGAGACAAAGAGCCAGAACtagccccagccctgcccacaTGGCTGGGCTTTatctgaaaagagagaaa is drawn from Haliaeetus albicilla chromosome Z, bHalAlb1.1, whole genome shotgun sequence and contains these coding sequences:
- the SELENOP gene encoding selenoprotein P isoform X1, giving the protein MWAGLGLVLALCLLPGGGTEIQNCKEAPEWRIGEENPMLNSRGSVTVVALLQASUYLCLLQASRLEDLRVKLENEGLVNIWYMVVNHKGTYSQRKFHLLKESVSDHITVYQQDEEQADVWTTLNGNKDDFLIYDRCGRLVYHLGLPYSFLSFQYVEESIKIAYCENKCGNCSYTEPDIGGICENITKKAEEKLAELEPKPTGQHSHHHNLHRHRQQHHHREGSRHSKNENHQAPSETQRHHPHSGRRHRVFGHNRHDQTGSHAQVDTVPQGESVEITQDKKLUKKGKSSCKNQLTUNWQTASDSTSSSUCCHCRHLLFEELGNSVTUQCRGALPNSCRUHGQLSAEDITESUQURLLTAAUQSPAAGASETSDTUQUQEKARNUAUKTN
- the SELENOP gene encoding selenoprotein P isoform X2; translated protein: MWAGLGLVLALCLLPGGGTEIQNCKEAPEWRIGEENPMLNSRGSVTVVALLQASUYLCLLQASRLEDLRVKLENEGLVNIWYMVVNHKGTYSQRKFHLLKESVSDHITVYQQDEEQADVWTTLNGNKDDFLIYDRCGRLVYHLGLPYSFLSFQYVEESIKIAYCENKCGNCSYTEPDIGGICENITKKAEEKLAELEPKPTGQHSHHHNLHRHRQQHHHREGSRHSKNENHQAPSETQRHHPHSGRRHRVFGHNRHDQTGSHAQVDTVPQGESVEITQDKKLUKKGKSSCKNQLTUNWQTASDSTSSSUCCHCRHLLFEELGNSVTUQCRGALPNSCRUHGQLSAEDITESUQURLLTAAUQSPAAGASETSDTUQUQEKARN